The Methylomicrobium agile genome has a segment encoding these proteins:
- a CDS encoding papain-like cysteine protease family protein has protein sequence MPSIQLNVPLEAQEKANCCWHTSAYMIWLYWQQNGKGAGPMNTVASKYEVADTTGLYPTEFITLAEKVGLYKLPVKNQHSENDLFKYLRDGGPVWCAGYWFGVGHIIVLTGVGKGKAYFNDPDQGVKKEGTVKWFNEKLASQLSGCLMVKDPGRY, from the coding sequence ATGCCAAGCATTCAACTTAATGTTCCTTTAGAGGCTCAAGAGAAAGCGAATTGTTGTTGGCACACCAGTGCCTACATGATTTGGCTGTATTGGCAACAAAATGGCAAAGGTGCTGGCCCGATGAACACAGTAGCAAGCAAATATGAAGTTGCCGATACCACAGGACTCTATCCTACAGAATTTATAACACTTGCCGAGAAGGTCGGGCTCTACAAACTTCCAGTAAAAAACCAACATTCAGAAAATGATCTTTTTAAGTACCTCCGTGATGGCGGTCCAGTATGGTGCGCAGGTTACTGGTTCGGTGTAGGTCATATCATAGTGCTGACCGGCGTAGGGAAAGGCAAGGCTTACTTTAACGATCCCGATCAAGGTGTCAAAAAGGAGGGAACAGTGAAATGGTTTAATGAAAAACTGGCATCGCAATTGTCTGGTTGTCTTATGGTAAAAGATCCTGGTCGCTATTAG
- a CDS encoding type II toxin-antitoxin system Phd/YefM family antitoxin, which produces MQTYNIHDAKTQLSRLVEQAANGKPFVIAKAGKPMVKVIALNAPEPSQIKRFGFMAGQIQVPDDFDRMGEQEIAQLFEDGA; this is translated from the coding sequence ATGCAAACATACAACATTCACGATGCCAAAACTCAGCTATCCCGACTGGTAGAGCAAGCTGCCAACGGTAAGCCGTTTGTCATTGCCAAGGCCGGTAAGCCGATGGTCAAGGTGATTGCGCTTAATGCGCCGGAGCCTTCTCAAATCAAGCGCTTCGGTTTTATGGCGGGACAGATCCAAGTGCCGGATGATTTTGACCGGATGGGCGAACAGGAAATCGCGCAGTTATTTGAGGATGGCGCATGA
- a CDS encoding DUF4952 domain-containing protein — protein sequence MMRLFRFFLLAVIMAHASGAMGRSAAPAPLKFGCADFLSRLHIKPPHVLFIKCELDKGQQGKPLRAVYRVAGAHAAAVEAFFERVANLPHLKKSCCQWDSPPGQFTGDDGRTYMVYMMSAETDVKRRKQWRNIPSFEIVVETLTEDI from the coding sequence ATGATGCGACTTTTTCGCTTTTTTCTTCTTGCCGTTATAATGGCGCATGCCTCCGGCGCGATGGGGCGCTCTGCTGCACCTGCGCCCTTAAAATTCGGGTGTGCAGATTTTTTGAGTAGACTGCATATAAAACCACCCCACGTCCTGTTTATTAAATGCGAGCTGGACAAGGGTCAGCAAGGCAAGCCGTTACGAGCCGTCTATCGTGTCGCTGGTGCCCATGCGGCGGCGGTCGAGGCTTTTTTTGAACGCGTAGCCAATTTGCCGCACCTGAAAAAATCCTGCTGCCAGTGGGACAGCCCTCCAGGTCAATTCACTGGCGACGATGGTCGTACCTACATGGTTTATATGATGTCAGCAGAAACCGACGTTAAACGTCGAAAGCAATGGCGCAACATACCTAGCTTTGAAATTGTGGTGGAAACGTTAACTGAAGACATTTAG
- a CDS encoding calcium-binding protein, whose product MLTRTGDDLVLTIAGTGDKVTIQSYLYNEAAGSYRLEEIRFADGTVWTLDTVKTLLITGNDSAQTLRGYATADVIEAGGGNDAVYGGAGDDLLRGGDGNDSLYGEAGDDTLDGGAGNDTLNGGEGSDILSGGLGKDTYVLTETTAATDTLRIAAGDSLVNNFDVVTGFKLGNGTASTAGIDRLDLDDFLIAANVSAADGVDSGIIRSHSITNGFISFDDIDSYTTPLALTTSNLTNVYSYLQSNIDTPGSTVTFTASGNTYVFKDDGIDDMLIQLTGITANSIDTTGLAAGAVWIV is encoded by the coding sequence GTGCTCACGCGTACCGGTGACGACCTAGTACTGACGATTGCCGGCACCGGCGACAAGGTCACGATACAAAGCTACCTCTACAATGAGGCGGCCGGCTCTTACCGACTCGAAGAAATTCGCTTCGCCGACGGGACGGTATGGACCCTCGACACGGTCAAAACGTTGCTCATTACCGGTAACGACAGCGCGCAAACGCTGCGCGGCTATGCCACGGCGGACGTGATCGAGGCGGGCGGCGGCAACGACGCCGTGTACGGCGGAGCCGGCGACGACCTGCTGCGGGGCGGCGACGGCAACGACAGCCTGTACGGCGAAGCCGGCGACGACACCCTTGACGGCGGCGCCGGCAACGATACCCTGAATGGCGGCGAAGGAAGCGATATTCTTAGCGGTGGTCTCGGCAAAGACACTTATGTATTAACTGAAACGACGGCCGCTACCGATACTTTGCGGATAGCTGCGGGTGACAGCTTGGTGAATAATTTTGATGTGGTGACTGGTTTCAAGCTGGGCAATGGAACGGCCTCTACTGCGGGTATTGACAGACTTGATCTGGATGACTTTCTAATTGCCGCCAATGTCTCTGCTGCTGATGGCGTTGATTCAGGCATTATCCGTAGCCATAGTATCACCAATGGCTTTATCAGCTTTGATGATATAGACAGCTACACAACGCCACTTGCCCTTACGACAAGCAATTTAACTAATGTGTATAGTTATCTGCAAAGCAACATTGACACACCAGGTAGCACGGTTACTTTCACGGCCAGTGGCAACACTTATGTTTTCAAGGATGACGGCATTGACGATATGCTAATACAGTTAACGGGCATTACGGCTAACAGTATCGATACAACAGGGTTGGCAGCGGGTGCGGTATGGATTGTTTAA
- a CDS encoding IS256 family transposase yields MSNDKVIPLKTLAGASPIADALTDVLREGAQRMLAVAIEAEVSAFLERFQTEKTQAGLQRVVRNGRLPKRTIQTGIGDIEVSVPRIRDRAGQLRFTSSLLPPYLRRTKTVEQLLPWLYLKGLSTGDFQEALSTLLGPEAPGLSASTISRLKESWKDEQQCWSRRDLSHQRYVYLWVDGIHFGVRLEDAAQCILVVIGATPEGKKELVALSDGYRESEASWREVLLDLKLRGLRIDPQLAIGDGALGFWKALPQVFGTTRSQRCWVHKTANILNKLPKSQQPKAKAGLHEIWMAASRKEAETAFSRFLTVYRPKYPKAADCLEKDQDALLAFYDFPAEHWIHIRTTNPIESTFATVRLRTAKTRGCVSRESILAMVFMLVKSAERRWLKLRGVARLAEVIQGVSFKDGVREDQEKVAA; encoded by the coding sequence ATGAGCAATGATAAGGTCATCCCGTTAAAAACGCTAGCGGGTGCGAGCCCTATAGCCGATGCTTTAACCGATGTCTTGCGAGAAGGCGCCCAGCGAATGCTGGCGGTGGCGATCGAAGCGGAAGTCAGCGCCTTTCTGGAGCGTTTTCAAACGGAAAAGACTCAAGCCGGTTTGCAGCGGGTCGTGCGCAATGGCCGCTTGCCGAAACGCACGATCCAGACTGGCATCGGCGACATTGAGGTTTCGGTACCGCGCATCCGCGACCGCGCAGGCCAGCTACGGTTTACTTCGTCGCTACTGCCGCCGTACTTACGGCGCACGAAGACCGTGGAGCAATTGTTGCCCTGGCTGTATCTGAAAGGACTTTCGACCGGAGACTTTCAGGAAGCGCTCAGCACCCTGTTAGGCCCCGAGGCGCCGGGCTTGTCGGCGAGCACGATCAGTCGCTTAAAGGAAAGTTGGAAAGACGAGCAGCAGTGCTGGTCGCGCCGCGATCTCTCGCACCAGCGCTATGTCTATCTGTGGGTTGACGGCATCCACTTCGGCGTGCGACTGGAAGATGCGGCGCAATGCATCCTGGTGGTGATTGGGGCGACACCGGAAGGCAAGAAGGAACTGGTGGCGCTCTCTGACGGTTACCGGGAAAGCGAAGCTTCCTGGCGGGAAGTGTTGTTGGACCTAAAGTTGAGGGGCTTGAGGATCGATCCCCAATTGGCGATTGGCGACGGCGCCCTCGGCTTTTGGAAAGCGCTGCCGCAGGTCTTCGGTACGACGCGCAGTCAGCGCTGCTGGGTGCATAAGACGGCCAATATCCTGAACAAGCTGCCCAAGAGCCAACAACCGAAAGCCAAGGCGGGTCTGCATGAAATCTGGATGGCAGCGAGCCGGAAGGAAGCCGAGACCGCGTTCAGTCGTTTTCTGACCGTTTATCGGCCGAAGTACCCGAAGGCAGCGGACTGCCTGGAAAAGGATCAGGATGCCTTGCTCGCGTTTTATGATTTTCCGGCAGAGCACTGGATTCATATCCGGACGACCAACCCGATCGAATCCACCTTCGCCACCGTGCGACTGCGCACGGCCAAGACGCGGGGCTGTGTCTCGCGGGAGAGCATCCTGGCGATGGTGTTCATGCTGGTCAAAAGCGCCGAGCGCCGCTGGCTTAAGTTACGCGGCGTTGCACGCCTGGCCGAAGTGATTCAGGGAGTTTCCTTCAAGGATGGAGTACGGGAAGATCAGGAGAAAGTCGCCGCTTAA